Proteins from a single region of Streptococcus oralis:
- a CDS encoding LysR family transcriptional regulator, with protein MNLKDLQYFYDLCQLQSYTEVAKQHKVSQPSISYAIKRLEESFNCKLVHHDPSHRSFKLTPQGQILLKHTELILPEVISTRKEINRSLAHCSTVGFPPIIIQYLFSVLNKETEFDFLKKVRPIRGGSVELLNLLLKGELDASLLGLIEPLNHPSIETHELFHKELYVVLSKNHPLATAPSFAFEDLVDQSFILLDEHFVHLKAFELLNQKHQNKAEIFFKSDDIVIIKELLKKGIGVSLLADIALSDEDDDLIKIPLIPEDQITFTVYYAYLKSTTLSSEVEALFNLIKSYE; from the coding sequence ATGAATTTAAAAGATCTACAATATTTTTATGACCTCTGCCAACTTCAATCCTATACGGAAGTAGCAAAACAACACAAAGTCAGCCAACCATCTATTTCTTATGCCATCAAGCGCTTAGAGGAATCTTTTAATTGCAAATTGGTTCACCATGATCCCTCGCATCGTTCCTTTAAACTAACTCCTCAAGGACAAATCCTTCTGAAGCATACAGAACTGATTTTGCCTGAGGTCATTTCTACTCGCAAAGAAATTAATCGTTCCTTGGCGCATTGCTCTACTGTAGGATTCCCTCCTATTATCATTCAGTATCTTTTCTCTGTCTTAAATAAAGAAACTGAATTTGATTTTTTAAAAAAGGTACGTCCTATTCGTGGTGGATCCGTAGAATTATTAAATCTTCTCCTTAAGGGAGAACTAGATGCGAGCTTACTCGGATTGATTGAACCACTCAATCATCCTTCAATAGAGACACATGAACTCTTTCATAAAGAACTGTATGTCGTTTTATCTAAGAACCATCCTCTTGCTACTGCTCCTTCCTTCGCTTTTGAAGATTTAGTAGATCAATCCTTTATACTTTTAGACGAACACTTTGTTCATCTGAAAGCTTTTGAACTACTTAATCAAAAGCATCAAAACAAGGCAGAAATATTCTTTAAGAGTGACGACATTGTCATCATTAAAGAACTTTTAAAGAAAGGGATTGGCGTTAGTTTACTGGCAGATATCGCACTTTCTGATGAAGATGATGATTTAATAAAAATCCCTCTAATACCGGAGGACCAGATAACATTTACAGTTTATTACGCTTATCTCAAATCAACTACACTGTCATCAGAAGTAGAAGCCTTATTTAATCTCATTAAATCATATGAATAG
- the pheS gene encoding phenylalanine--tRNA ligase subunit alpha has product MSTIEEQLKALREETLASLKQITAENEKEMQELRVSVLGKKGSLTEILKGMKDVSAEMRPVIGKHVNEARDVLTAAFEETAKLLEEKKVAAQLASESIDVTLPGRPVATGHRHVLTQTSEEIEDIFIGMGYQVVDGFEVEQDYYNFERMNLPKDHPARDMQDTFYITEEILLRTHTSPVQARAMDAHDFSKGPLKMISPGRVFRRDTDDATHSHQFHQIEGLVVGKNISMADLQGTLQLIVQKMFGEERQIRLRPSYFPFTEPSVEVDVSCFKCGGEGCNVCKKTGWIEIMGAGMVHPRVLEMSGIDAAVYSGFAFGLGQERVAMLRYGINDIRGFYQGDVRFSEQFK; this is encoded by the coding sequence ATGTCAACTATTGAAGAACAATTAAAAGCGCTTCGTGAAGAAACGCTGGCTAGCTTGAAGCAGATTACTGCTGAAAATGAAAAAGAGATGCAAGAATTACGTGTCTCTGTCCTTGGGAAAAAAGGTTCACTGACTGAAATCCTTAAAGGGATGAAGGATGTATCGGCTGAAATGCGCCCTGTCATCGGGAAACACGTCAACGAGGCTCGTGATGTCTTGACAGCAGCCTTTGAGGAAACAGCGAAACTCTTGGAAGAAAAGAAAGTCGCAGCTCAACTGGCTAGCGAGAGTATCGATGTGACACTTCCAGGTCGTCCGGTAGCGACTGGTCACCGTCATGTTCTTACACAAACCAGTGAAGAAATCGAAGATATTTTCATCGGTATGGGTTACCAAGTCGTGGATGGTTTTGAAGTGGAGCAAGACTACTATAACTTCGAGCGTATGAACCTTCCGAAAGATCACCCAGCCCGTGATATGCAGGACACCTTCTACATCACAGAAGAGATTTTACTCCGTACCCACACGTCTCCAGTTCAGGCGCGTGCTATGGACGCCCATGATTTTTCAAAAGGTCCTTTGAAAATGATCTCACCAGGTCGTGTGTTCCGTCGTGATACGGACGATGCGACCCACAGTCACCAATTCCACCAAATCGAAGGTTTGGTTGTTGGGAAAAACATCTCTATGGCAGATCTTCAAGGAACCCTTCAGTTGATTGTCCAAAAAATGTTCGGTGAAGAGCGTCAAATTCGTTTGCGCCCATCTTATTTCCCATTCACAGAGCCATCTGTTGAAGTGGATGTTTCCTGCTTCAAGTGTGGTGGAGAAGGCTGTAATGTATGTAAGAAAACAGGTTGGATCGAAATCATGGGGGCCGGTATGGTTCACCCACGTGTCCTTGAAATGAGTGGAATCGATGCGGCTGTATACTCTGGATTTGCCTTTGGTCTTGGACAAGAGCGTGTAGCCATGCTCCGTTACGGAATCAACGATATCCGTGGATTCTACCAAGGAGATGTCCGCTTCTCAGAACAGTTTAAATAA
- a CDS encoding AEC family transporter, whose product MSLFLTSITSIIPIIAIIVLGYILQVKGWFGDAFGPNLSRLIMNVALPASIFVSVMKYLTLDKLISLSGGLLYTFVAFILGYIVAYIAVMVFKVRPGRRGTMINTFVNANTIFIGLPLNVALFGDQALPYCLIYYITNTISTWTLGVYLMTSDSKSGQSKKTSKFDWKKLLPAPLVGFLVALLFLILRIPIPDFATNTLTYVGNIVTPLSLIYIGIVLAKAGLNTIAFDKDTIVTLVGRFILAPLIMLLVLKFFSPNMATVEFKTFMIQSATPALAVLPILANQGKGDVEFSTNVVTLSTVLFIVVIPILQTLLG is encoded by the coding sequence ATGTCACTCTTTTTAACCTCGATTACGAGTATCATTCCGATTATCGCTATCATTGTTTTGGGGTATATTCTTCAGGTGAAGGGATGGTTTGGAGATGCCTTTGGACCTAACCTATCTCGTTTGATCATGAATGTAGCCTTGCCAGCGTCAATCTTTGTGTCGGTGATGAAATACCTAACACTAGATAAACTAATCAGTCTTTCTGGAGGTCTCCTTTATACATTTGTGGCCTTTATCTTGGGATATATTGTAGCTTATATTGCAGTTATGGTTTTTAAGGTCCGTCCAGGACGACGAGGAACCATGATTAATACCTTTGTGAATGCTAATACTATTTTTATTGGTTTACCTTTAAACGTTGCTCTTTTTGGGGATCAGGCTCTGCCTTATTGCTTAATTTACTATATCACCAATACGATTTCCACATGGACATTGGGCGTGTATTTGATGACGAGCGATAGTAAATCGGGTCAAAGCAAGAAGACAAGTAAATTTGACTGGAAGAAATTACTACCAGCTCCGCTTGTAGGTTTTCTTGTGGCTCTACTATTTTTGATTCTCCGAATTCCTATTCCAGATTTCGCAACGAATACCTTAACCTATGTTGGAAATATCGTCACTCCCCTATCTCTGATTTATATTGGTATCGTTCTTGCAAAGGCAGGCTTGAATACCATTGCTTTTGATAAAGATACGATTGTCACTTTAGTTGGACGCTTTATCCTAGCTCCTCTAATCATGCTTCTTGTATTGAAGTTCTTTTCCCCAAATATGGCGACAGTAGAATTTAAGACCTTTATGATTCAGTCCGCTACGCCAGCTCTAGCTGTTCTCCCAATCCTTGCTAATCAGGGAAAAGGAGATGTGGAATTCTCTACGAATGTAGTGACTCTAAGTACGGTTCTATTTATC
- a CDS encoding malolactic enzyme produces MTAHDILNNPFLNKGTAFTLEERKELGLIGLLPPYVQTIEEQAAQTYAQMQTKANDLEKRLFLMEIFNTNRTLFYYLFSHHLEEFNPIVYDPTIADTIEGYSDLFVDPQYAGYLDINHPENIEATLKNAAGNREIRLIVVTDAEGILGIGDWGTNGVDISVGKLMVYTGAAGIDPSMVLPLVIDAGTNREELRNNPNYLGNRHERVRGDRYYDFVDQFVQTAERLFPKLYLHWEDFGRLNAANILEKYRKQIPTFNDDIQGTGIVTLGGIFGSLDISGEKLTDQVYLCYGGGTAGAGIASRVLREMVSEGLSKEEAYKRFFMVDKQGLLFDDMDDLTPEQKPFAKKRADFSNADKLTDLLEVVKTVKPTILVGTSTQPNTFTKEVVEAMCKNTERPMIFPLSNPTKLAEASAKDLIEWSDGKAFVATGIPADTVSYKGVDYVIGQANNALIYPGLGLGMLASEASLLTDEMIGAAAHSLSGIVNPGQPGAPVLPPFKYVADVSIKVAEAVAKKAQEQGLARAKETDMAKAVRDLKWYPEYK; encoded by the coding sequence ATGACTGCACATGATATTTTAAACAACCCTTTCCTCAATAAAGGAACTGCCTTTACCTTAGAGGAGCGGAAGGAACTAGGTCTTATTGGTTTATTGCCACCTTATGTTCAAACGATTGAAGAACAAGCGGCGCAAACTTATGCACAGATGCAAACAAAAGCCAATGATTTGGAAAAGCGTCTTTTCCTAATGGAAATTTTTAATACCAACCGGACTCTTTTCTATTACCTCTTTTCTCATCATTTGGAGGAATTCAATCCAATTGTATACGATCCAACTATTGCAGATACTATTGAAGGCTATAGTGACCTCTTTGTAGATCCACAATATGCGGGATATCTTGATATCAATCATCCTGAAAATATTGAAGCCACTTTGAAAAATGCTGCTGGGAATCGCGAGATTCGTCTCATTGTTGTAACAGATGCAGAAGGAATCCTTGGAATCGGTGACTGGGGAACAAATGGTGTCGATATTTCTGTTGGGAAATTGATGGTCTACACGGGTGCTGCTGGAATCGATCCTTCTATGGTCCTTCCTTTAGTCATTGATGCAGGGACTAATCGTGAAGAACTTCGTAACAATCCTAATTACTTAGGGAATCGTCACGAACGGGTTCGCGGAGATCGTTACTACGACTTCGTTGACCAATTTGTTCAAACAGCAGAACGTCTCTTTCCTAAACTCTACCTTCACTGGGAAGACTTCGGTCGCTTGAATGCTGCCAATATTCTTGAAAAATACCGGAAACAAATTCCAACTTTTAATGATGATATTCAAGGCACAGGAATCGTTACCTTGGGTGGTATCTTTGGTTCACTGGATATTAGTGGTGAAAAATTAACAGATCAAGTTTATCTCTGCTATGGTGGTGGTACTGCGGGTGCAGGAATTGCCTCTCGTGTTCTTCGTGAAATGGTTAGTGAAGGTCTTTCTAAAGAAGAAGCTTATAAACGTTTCTTTATGGTTGATAAACAAGGTCTTCTCTTTGATGACATGGATGACCTAACTCCTGAGCAAAAACCGTTTGCTAAGAAACGTGCTGACTTTAGTAACGCAGACAAGTTGACTGACCTGCTTGAAGTAGTGAAGACTGTGAAGCCAACCATTCTTGTAGGAACTTCGACTCAGCCTAATACCTTCACTAAAGAAGTAGTAGAAGCTATGTGTAAAAACACAGAGCGTCCGATGATCTTCCCTTTGTCAAATCCAACCAAACTAGCAGAAGCTAGTGCCAAAGATTTGATTGAATGGTCAGATGGCAAAGCTTTTGTCGCAACAGGAATTCCTGCTGATACAGTTTCTTATAAAGGTGTCGACTATGTGATTGGTCAAGCCAATAATGCCTTGATTTACCCAGGTCTTGGTCTAGGTATGCTGGCTTCTGAAGCAAGTCTTTTGACTGATGAAATGATTGGAGCAGCGGCTCATTCATTGAGTGGTATTGTCAATCCAGGTCAACCAGGAGCTCCTGTCTTGCCACCATTCAAGTATGTAGCAGATGTTTCTATTAAAGTAGCAGAAGCAGTCGCTAAAAAAGCGCAAGAGCAAGGTCTTGCGCGTGCTAAGGAAACAGATATGGCCAAAGCCGTTCGTGATTTGAAGTGGTATCCAGAGTATAAATAA
- the pheT gene encoding phenylalanine--tRNA ligase subunit beta, which translates to MLVSYKWLKELVDIDVPSQELAEKMSTTGIEVEGVESPAAGLSKIVVGEVLSCEDVPETHLHVCQVNVGEEEARQIVCGAPNVRAGIKVMVALPGARIADNYKIKKGKIRGLESLGMICSLGELGISDSVVPKEFADGIQILPQDAVPGEEVFSYLDLDDEIIELSITPNRADALSMRGVAHEVAAIYDKAVNFKEFTLTETNEVAADALSVGIETDKAPYYAARILDNVTIAPSPQWLQNLLMNEGIRPINNVVDVTNYILLYFGQPMHAFDLDTFEGNDIHVREARAGEKLVTLDGEERDLETNDLVITVADKPVALAGVMGGEATEISEKSSRVVLEAAVFNGTSIRKTSGRLNLRSESSSRFEKGINVATVNEALDAAASMIADLAGATVRKGIVSAGELDTSDVEVSSTLADVNRVLGTELSYADVEDVFRRLGFGISGNEDSFTVSIPRRRWDITIEADLFEEIARIYGYDRLPTSLPKDDGTAGELTATQKLRRQVRTIAEGAGLTEIITYALTTPEKAVEFTAQPSNLTELMWPMTVDRSVLRQNMISGILDTVAYNVARKNKNLALYEIGKVFEQTGNPKEDLPNEINSFAFALTGLVAEQDFQTAAVPVDFFYAKGILEALFTRLGLEVTYTATAEIASLHPGRTAVISLGDQVLGFLGQVHPVTAKAYDIPETYVAELNLSAIEAALQPATPFVEITKFPAVSRDIALLLKAEVTHQDVVDAIKSAGVKRLTDIKLFDVFSGEKLGLGMKSMAYSLTFQNPEDSLTDEEVARYMEKIQASLEEKVNAEVR; encoded by the coding sequence ATGTTAGTATCATACAAATGGTTAAAAGAATTGGTGGACATTGACGTGCCATCACAAGAGTTGGCTGAAAAAATGTCAACTACAGGGATTGAGGTCGAAGGTGTCGAATCACCGGCTGCTGGTCTCTCAAAAATTGTCGTCGGTGAGGTCTTGTCTTGCGAAGATGTGCCGGAAACTCACTTGCATGTCTGTCAGGTTAATGTGGGTGAAGAAGAAGCCCGTCAAATCGTTTGTGGTGCTCCAAATGTGCGTGCTGGTATCAAGGTCATGGTGGCACTTCCGGGAGCTCGTATTGCGGACAACTACAAGATTAAAAAAGGGAAAATCCGTGGTTTAGAGTCTCTCGGAATGATTTGTTCCCTTGGTGAATTAGGTATTTCTGACTCAGTTGTGCCAAAGGAATTTGCAGATGGTATTCAAATCTTGCCTCAAGATGCAGTACCAGGTGAGGAAGTCTTCTCTTACCTAGACTTGGATGATGAAATCATCGAACTTTCCATCACTCCAAACCGTGCAGACGCTCTTTCTATGCGTGGAGTAGCGCACGAAGTAGCAGCCATCTATGACAAGGCAGTTAACTTTAAAGAATTTACTCTGACAGAAACAAATGAAGTTGCAGCAGACGCTCTTTCTGTAGGCATTGAGACAGACAAGGCACCATACTATGCAGCCCGTATCTTGGACAATGTGACCATCGCACCAAGTCCACAGTGGTTGCAAAATCTCCTCATGAATGAAGGTATCCGTCCCATCAATAATGTGGTCGACGTGACCAACTATATCCTACTCTACTTTGGTCAGCCTATGCATGCCTTTGACTTGGATACCTTTGAAGGCAATGACATCCATGTGCGTGAAGCGCGTGCTGGTGAAAAATTGGTAACCTTGGATGGTGAAGAACGTGACTTGGAAACAAATGACTTAGTCATCACTGTGGCTGACAAGCCAGTAGCCCTTGCAGGTGTCATGGGTGGAGAGGCTACAGAAATCTCTGAAAAATCAAGTCGCGTTGTGTTAGAAGCAGCTGTTTTCAATGGTACATCCATTCGTAAGACTAGCGGACGCCTTAACCTTCGTTCGGAATCATCTTCTCGTTTTGAAAAAGGGATCAACGTGGCAACAGTCAATGAGGCCTTGGATGCTGCAGCTAGCATGATTGCTGATCTTGCAGGTGCGACAGTGCGTAAGGGCATCGTTTCAGCGGGTGAACTTGACACTTCTGATGTGGAAGTTTCTTCAACCCTTGCAGACGTTAATCGTGTCCTTGGTACGGAGCTTTCATATGCTGATGTGGAAGATGTCTTCCGTCGTCTTGGCTTTGGTATTTCTGGAAATGAAGATAGCTTTACAGTTAGCATTCCACGTCGTCGTTGGGATATTACCATCGAAGCGGACCTCTTTGAAGAAATCGCTCGTATCTATGGTTACGATCGCTTGCCAACCAGTCTTCCCAAAGATGACGGTACAGCTGGTGAATTGACTGCGACACAAAAATTGCGTCGCCAAGTTCGTACGATCGCTGAAGGGGCAGGTTTGACAGAAATCATTACCTACGCTCTCACAACTCCTGAAAAAGCAGTTGAGTTCACAGCTCAACCAAGTAACCTTACAGAACTCATGTGGCCAATGACAGTGGACCGTTCAGTCCTCCGTCAAAATATGATCTCAGGTATCCTTGATACGGTGGCCTACAACGTGGCTCGTAAGAACAAAAACTTGGCACTTTACGAGATTGGAAAAGTCTTTGAACAAACAGGAAATCCAAAAGAGGATCTACCAAATGAGATCAACAGCTTTGCCTTTGCCTTGACTGGCTTGGTTGCGGAACAAGACTTCCAAACAGCAGCAGTTCCAGTTGATTTCTTCTATGCTAAGGGAATCCTTGAAGCGCTCTTTACTCGCTTGGGACTAGAAGTGACTTATACAGCAACAGCTGAGATTGCAAGCCTCCATCCAGGACGTACGGCCGTGATTTCACTCGGCGACCAAGTTCTTGGTTTCCTTGGCCAAGTGCATCCAGTCACTGCCAAGGCCTACGATATTCCTGAGACTTATGTGGCTGAGCTTAACCTTTCAGCTATTGAAGCAGCCCTTCAACCAGCTACTCCATTTGTGGAAATTACCAAATTCCCAGCGGTTAGCCGTGATATTGCTCTACTTCTCAAGGCAGAAGTGACTCACCAAGATGTGGTTGATGCGATCAAATCAGCTGGCGTGAAACGTTTGACAGATATCAAACTCTTTGACGTCTTCTCAGGCGAAAAACTGGGACTTGGTATGAAGTCAATGGCCTATAGCTTGACCTTCCAAAATCCAGAAGATAGCTTGACAGACGAAGAAGTCGCACGCTACATGGAAAAAATCCAAGCATCACTCGAAGAAAAAGTCAATGCAGAAGTGCGTTAA
- the rplM gene encoding 50S ribosomal protein L13: MNKTTFMAKPGQVERKWYVVDATDVPLGRLSAVVASVLRGKNKPTFTPHTDTGDFVIVINAEKVKLTGKKATDKIYYTHSNHPGGLKSISAGELRSKNAVRLIEKSVKGMLPHNTLGRAQGMKLKVFVGAEHTHAAQQPEVLDISGLI, encoded by the coding sequence ATGAACAAAACTACATTCATGGCTAAGCCAGGCCAAGTAGAACGCAAATGGTACGTTGTTGACGCAACTGATGTACCTCTTGGACGCCTTTCAGCAGTTGTTGCTAGCGTACTTCGCGGAAAAAACAAACCAACATTCACACCACACACTGATACAGGTGACTTCGTAATCGTTATCAATGCTGAAAAAGTTAAATTAACTGGTAAAAAAGCAACTGATAAGATCTACTACACTCACTCAAACCACCCAGGTGGATTGAAATCAATCTCTGCTGGTGAACTTCGTTCTAAAAATGCAGTACGTTTGATCGAGAAATCAGTTAAAGGTATGCTTCCACACAATACTCTTGGCCGCGCTCAAGGTATGAAATTGAAAGTATTCGTTGGAGCTGAGCACACTCACGCTGCACAACAACCAGAAGTTCTTGATATTTCAGGACTTATCTAA
- a CDS encoding ABC transporter permease: MRNMWVVMKETYLRHVKSWSFFFMVISPFLFLGLSVGIGYLQNSSMAKNSKVAVVTTVPSVAEGLKGTNGINFDYKDEASAQAAIKDEKIKGYLTIDQEDSVLKAVYHGETSLESGIKLAVTNKLNELQYQLNRSAANLSQEQEKYLSQTVDYTEKIDEAKENKKTVQNMAALGLGFFLYMILITYASVTAQEVASEKGTKIMEVVFSSIRASHYFYARMLALLLVILTHIGIYVVGGLAAILLFKDLPILAQSGILNHLGEAFSLNTLLFVLVSLFMYVVLAAFLGSMVSRPEDSGKALSPLMILIMAGFVGVTALGAAGDNLVLKIGSYIPFISTFFMPFRAINGYASGLEAWISLAITVVFAVTATAFIGRMYASLVLQTDDLGIWKTFKRALAYK; encoded by the coding sequence ATGAGAAATATGTGGGTTGTAATGAAGGAAACCTATCTTCGACATGTCAAGTCGTGGAGTTTCTTCTTTATGGTGATTTCGCCGTTCCTCTTTTTAGGATTATCTGTAGGAATCGGCTATCTCCAAAATTCTTCGATGGCTAAAAATAGCAAGGTAGCAGTAGTAACAACAGTGCCATCTGTAGCTGAGGGACTCAAGGGTACCAATGGTATCAATTTTGATTATAAGGATGAAGCCAGTGCTCAAGCTGCTATCAAGGATGAGAAAATCAAGGGTTACCTAACCATTGACCAAGAGGACAGTGTTCTCAAGGCCGTCTATCACGGTGAAACTTCTCTTGAAAGTGGCATCAAGCTGGCTGTAACCAATAAGCTAAATGAACTGCAATATCAACTGAATCGTTCGGCAGCTAATTTGTCTCAAGAGCAGGAAAAATACTTGAGTCAAACTGTTGACTATACAGAGAAGATTGATGAAGCTAAAGAAAATAAAAAAACAGTGCAGAACATGGCGGCATTGGGCTTAGGATTTTTCCTTTATATGATCTTGATTACCTATGCTAGCGTCACTGCTCAGGAAGTAGCTAGTGAAAAAGGGACCAAAATCATGGAGGTAGTCTTCTCTAGTATCCGAGCTAGCCATTATTTCTACGCTCGTATGCTGGCTCTGCTCCTTGTGATTTTGACCCATATTGGGATTTACGTCGTGGGTGGTCTGGCTGCCATTCTGCTCTTTAAAGACCTACCAATCTTGGCTCAATCTGGTATTTTAAATCATCTAGGAGAGGCTTTCTCGCTCAATACCTTATTGTTTGTCTTGGTTAGTCTCTTTATGTATGTTGTTTTGGCAGCCTTTCTAGGTTCTATGGTTTCTCGTCCTGAGGATTCAGGAAAGGCCTTGTCACCATTGATGATCTTGATTATGGCAGGATTCGTTGGAGTGACTGCTCTAGGCGCTGCAGGGGACAATTTAGTTCTGAAAATTGGTTCCTATATCCCTTTCATCTCGACCTTCTTTATGCCGTTTCGAGCTATAAATGGGTATGCAAGTGGTCTAGAAGCTTGGATTTCCCTTGCCATAACGGTTGTTTTTGCAGTCACTGCAACAGCCTTTATCGGACGTATGTATGCTAGTCTAGTCCTTCAAACGGATGATTTGGGAATCTGGAAAACCTTTAAACGTGCTTTAGCTTATAAATAG
- a CDS encoding ABC transporter ATP-binding protein: MLEVRNLEKSFGSKQVLFGVDFQASPGRILGLVGKNGAGKTTIFHSMLKFLEYQGEISLDGQEIRQETYARIGYLPEERSLMPKLTVLEQVRYLATLKGMDAKEVKEKLPQWMEKLEVKGKLTDKIKSLSKGNQQKIQLIITLIHEPDLIILDEPFSGLDPVNTELLKQVILKEKERGAIIIFSDHVMTNVEELCDDILMIRDGRVVLHGPVQDVRNQYGKTRLFVSSERSKEELESLPHVKQVSLTKQGSWKLILDDEDAGRELFPILTQGQYIATFDQQAPTIDEIFKLESGVEV, from the coding sequence ATGCTAGAAGTAAGAAATCTAGAGAAAAGTTTCGGTTCCAAGCAAGTCTTGTTTGGTGTCGATTTTCAGGCAAGTCCAGGAAGGATTCTGGGCTTGGTCGGAAAAAATGGTGCTGGGAAAACAACGATTTTCCACAGTATGTTGAAATTTTTGGAGTATCAAGGAGAAATCAGTCTGGATGGACAGGAGATTCGTCAGGAAACCTATGCTCGGATTGGTTATCTGCCTGAGGAACGCAGCCTCATGCCCAAGTTGACAGTCCTTGAGCAAGTTCGTTACTTGGCTACCTTGAAAGGTATGGATGCTAAGGAGGTCAAGGAAAAACTCCCTCAATGGATGGAAAAACTGGAAGTGAAGGGCAAATTGACCGACAAAATCAAGAGCCTCTCCAAAGGGAATCAGCAGAAAATTCAGCTCATTATCACCCTGATCCATGAGCCAGACTTGATTATCCTGGATGAGCCTTTTAGTGGTTTGGACCCAGTCAATACCGAGTTGCTCAAACAGGTCATCTTGAAAGAGAAAGAGCGTGGTGCAATCATTATCTTTTCTGACCATGTCATGACCAACGTCGAGGAACTTTGCGATGATATCCTGATGATTCGAGATGGGCGTGTGGTCTTGCATGGACCTGTTCAGGATGTTCGCAATCAATACGGGAAAACACGTCTCTTTGTTTCAAGTGAACGAAGCAAGGAAGAACTGGAAAGTCTTCCTCATGTCAAACAGGTGAGCTTGACCAAGCAAGGTAGTTGGAAATTAATCCTAGATGATGAGGACGCTGGAAGGGAACTCTTCCCCATCCTCACTCAAGGTCAATACATCGCGACCTTTGACCAACAAGCTCCAACAATCGATGAAATCTTTAAACTAGAATCAGGGGTGGAAGTATGA
- a CDS encoding helix-turn-helix domain-containing protein codes for MTNKNYLQQYISQKVKYFRTQKKMSQEELSEQAGLGLKYINQLENQNVNLTIHSLEKVIVALEMTPEEFFNFDSLESTSDKTDNLSLKRINMKIKQLPIDKREKMLVIFESILDNL; via the coding sequence ATGACGAATAAAAACTATTTACAACAATATATTTCCCAAAAAGTGAAATATTTTCGAACACAGAAAAAAATGAGCCAGGAAGAACTTTCAGAACAAGCGGGACTTGGGCTTAAGTATATCAATCAACTTGAAAACCAAAATGTGAATCTGACCATTCACAGTCTTGAAAAAGTGATTGTCGCCCTAGAGATGACCCCAGAGGAATTTTTCAATTTTGATAGCCTTGAATCAACCTCTGATAAGACCGACAATCTTTCACTCAAAAGAATCAACATGAAGATTAAACAGCTCCCTATTGATAAACGAGAAAAGATGTTGGTCATTTTTGAAAGTATCTTAGATAACCTTTGA
- the rpsI gene encoding 30S ribosomal protein S9 produces MSQAQYAGTGRRKNAVARVRLVPGTGKITVNKKDVEEYIPHADLRLVINQPFAVTSTVGSYDVFVNVVGGGYAGQAGAIRHGIARALLQVDPDFRDSLKRAGLLTRDSRKVERKKPGLKKARKASQFSKR; encoded by the coding sequence ATGTCACAAGCACAATATGCAGGTACTGGACGTCGTAAAAACGCTGTTGCACGCGTTCGCCTTGTTCCAGGAACTGGTAAAATCACTGTTAACAAAAAAGATGTTGAAGAGTACATCCCACACGCTGACCTTCGTCTTGTTATCAACCAACCATTCGCAGTTACTTCAACTGTAGGTTCATACGACGTTTTCGTTAACGTTGTAGGTGGTGGATACGCTGGTCAAGCAGGAGCTATTCGTCACGGTATCGCTCGTGCCCTTCTTCAAGTAGACCCAGACTTCCGCGATTCATTGAAACGCGCAGGCCTTCTTACACGTGACTCACGTAAAGTTGAACGTAAGAAACCAGGTCTTAAGAAAGCTCGTAAAGCATCACAATTTAGTAAACGTTAA